One Aegilops tauschii subsp. strangulata cultivar AL8/78 chromosome 7, Aet v6.0, whole genome shotgun sequence genomic window carries:
- the LOC109782422 gene encoding uncharacterized protein, producing the protein MEVESAAELQGRRPPPWRRTVAVQAAVCLALYAAFSLGEPQLRPRLGGDALGVGGGGGLSFLSVAGGARPPADQARLLRQMESTAKVYEVKLVLDVARFGDDPLWQNGSLHFQALNIPWYSTTSHGQIVSNFLKKVKMPYDQILEIVGVDTGPLEDLLHDGKMSNSSREQITWLEQTLALTSNNWKIVVGYDPLVDCNVARTTKTTKIYEPLRHIFEKYAVNAYVSTGGSCGHFHHDNSMSYIQNPIPGDQTNLDGFFMHRVSPLEMETLLINLDGEVVQRSVVHQHGREAM; encoded by the exons ATGGAAGTGGAATCAGCCGCCGAGCTGCAGGGGCGGCGGCCGCCGCCGTGGCGCCGCACGGTGGCCGTCCAGGCCGCGGTCTGCCTCGCGCTCTACGCGGCCTTCAGCCTCGGCGAGCCGCAGCTCCGGCCGCGGCTGGGCGGGGACGCGctgggcgtcggcggcggcggcggcctctccTTCCTCAGCGTCGCGGGCGGCGCGCGGCCGCCCGCTGACCAGGCGCGGCTCCTGAGGCAg ATGGAAAGCACAGCAAAGGTTTATGAAGTCAAGTTAGTGCTGGATGTTGCCCGATTTGGCGACGACCCACTTTGGCAAAAT GGTTCTCTGCACTTCCAAGCTCTGAATATCCCCTG GTATTCCACTACATCACATGGGCAGATTGTTAGTAATTTCTTGAAGAAAGTGAAGATGCCATACGACCAAATTCTGGAAATTGTTGGTGTTGACACAGGGCCTCTTGAG GATCTTCTGCATGATGGCAAAATGAGCAATTCTAGCAGGGAGCAGATTACATGGCTGGAGCAAACACTAGCGCTGACCAGCAATAACTG GAAAATAGTTGTTGGATATGATCCATTAGTTGATTGCAATGTGGCGCGCACAACAAAAACAACAAAGATCTACGAGCCGCTTCGGCATATTTTTGAAAAATACGCAGTG AATGCATATGTAAGCACAGGTGGTTCTTGTGGACACTTCCATCATGACAATTCAATGTCATATATTCAAAACCCCATCCCTGGAGATCAAACGAATTTAGATGGTTTCTTCATGCATAGAGTCAGCCCTCTAGAGATG GAAACCCTGTTGATAAACTTAGACGGCGAGGTTGTTCAAAGATCTGTAGTTCACCAGCATGGAAGGGAAGCCATGTAA